GGGAGAACGGCGCCGGCTCGAGATCGCGCGGGTCCTCGCCCTGTCCCCGCGGTACATACTCCTCGACGAGCCGTTTTCCGGGATCGACCCGATCTCGGTCGCTGACCTGAAACAGGAGATCGGCAAGCTGCGCGATCGGGGGATCGGACTGGTGATCACCGACCACAACGTGCGGGATGCCCTGTCGATCACCGACTACACCTATCTCATCTATTCGGGTAAGGTGATCACCGCGGGAACGCCGGATGAGATCGTCACCGATCCGCTGGCGCGGAGGTTCTATCTCGGGGAGGGGTTTCAGGCGTAGTTCGCTCGTACAACCGCCGCGCAAGGATGAACGCCCCGAACCCGATGATGAGGACCGCGCTTATCACGTGCGCCGCCCGAATCGGCCCGAGCCACAGGCTGTCCCCGCGGGTGAAGCTGACGATCCCCCGGGCGATCGAGTACAGGATGAAGTACATCGCAGTCAAAAACCCGTCCTTGTACCCCTTCTTTCTGATCCGCCACAGGTAGGCGAAGATCATGAGGTTCAGGATCATCTCGTAGATCATCGACGGGTGGGTCGCCTGGCCGGGGTAGGCCATCCCGGCCGGGGAGTCGGGCGGAAAGTGGATTCCCCACGGGAGGGTGGTCGGGGTTCCGTAGGCATCCCCGTTCATCAGGTTTCCGATCCTCCCGATCGCCTGGCCGAGGATCATGGCCGGGGCGAGGGAATCGGTCAGCGCCCAGAAGTTGATCCGCTTAATCCGGCAGAAGGCGTAGACCGTCGCCGCCCCGGCGATCACCCCGCCGTGGATTGCAAGCCCGCCTTGCCAGATCTTCACGATGTCCCCGAGGTGGCGGGAGTAGTACCCCCACTGGAACGCGACGTAGTAGATCCGCGCCCCGATGATCGCGATCGGGATCGTCCACAGGAGGAGATCGATGAGATCGTCGATCGAAACCGGACGGCGGCTCTCGCCTTCCCCCACGGTGAGCCGCTTGCGTCGCACCTCCCGGGCCGTGAGGTAAAACCCGAGGCTGATCGCGATCACGTACATCAGCCCGTAGTAGCGAATCGTGAGCGGTCCGAGCTTGATCAGGATCGGATGCATGATCTCCCCCTCGTCTGCTATCATGCGTAGTATATGATCGCGAAACCCAAAATGGAAGCCCTACTCGCCTGCGTTGCCGGGATCGGCCTCGCCCTCTCCATGCCCGGCTTTCCGTTCGGGCCCGTGGTTTTCGTCGCCCTTGTCCCGTTGTTCTTCGGGCTCGGAGGGAGGCGGAGCTTCTGGCGGGGATACCTGGCCGGGGCTGTCTTCTTCGGGCTCGACCTGCGCTGGGGCCTCACCCTCACCCGATTCAGTCCCCTCGCCGTTCCAGGGATGATCCTCCTTGTCGCCTACCTCGCGCTCTACTTCGGCCTGTTCAGTTGGGGAACGGAATTCGTCCGCCGTCGGCTCGGGGAGTCCTGGGCGTTCCTCGCGTTCGGACCGCTCCTGTTCACCGGGCTCGAGATCCTGCGCGCGCACGGCCCGCTCGGATCGTGCTTCTCCGATCTCTATCTCGGACTGTACCGGTTCCCGTCCCTTATCCAGGGGGCGAGCATCGTCGGACCATGGGGGATCACCGCCGCGATCGTGTTCGTGAACGGGGCGGTCTACCTCGGAATGAAACGGAGAAATGCGGTCTATCTCGCCGCTGCAGCGGGGATGATCGGATTGATGGCCGCCGGGCTCCTCCTCCCCACCCCCACCGGGACTCCGATCAAGGCGGCGGTCGTGGCCTCGACCGTCCCTCAGGAGGAGAAGCTCGAGGCCCGCAACCTCCTTCTGCTCGCTTCGAAGTACGGCTCCCTTGGGCAGGAAGCGGCTGCGCTTCACCCGAATATCATCGTCTACCCTGAGTCGATCCTCCCCGGGTACATCCTGCAGGATGAGGCCCTGCTCGAACGGTTCTCTTCGCTGGCGAAACAGGGAGGATGCTCGGTCCTGTTGGGAACGGGGGATCTGCGGGCCGGGAGGATCTACAACAGCGTTGCCTTGATCTCCCCGGACGGGGAGGTCTCAGGGGTGTACGACATGGTTCACCCGGTCCCGTTCGGGGAGTACATCCCTGGTCGGCGGTTCCTCGAGCGGATCGGGCTCGGGCGGCTCGCTGCCTCCTTCCTCCCGGTTGATCTCACCCCAGGGGAGGGGTTCATCCCGCTCGGAAAAATCGGGACCCCGATCTGCTTCGAATCGACGTTTCCCGCCCCGGCACGAGGGTTCGTGCGGAACGGGGCCGACCTCCTCGTCACCGTGACGAACGATGCCTGGTTCTCCGGGAGCTCCGAGCTGCTGGATCACTTCGCGTTTGCGGTCTTCCGCGCGGTGGAGAACCGCCGCTGGGTGATCCAGGCGGCGAACGGCGGGATCTCCGGGGCGATCGACCCGCGCGGGCGGATCGTGGAGCACACCCGGGATGAACTGGTGTTCGCGGTTAACGCGGAGCGAGAAAGCGGCCGCTCCCCCTACACCGTGGCGGGGGAACGGCCGCTCTATGCCTGCTTCGGTCTAGTCCTCTTTGTCTCCGGGCTCCTCCGCGTTCACAAATGGAAGCGCGGGAGATGACCCTGCGGGGCGAAGGAGGCGCCCCGCAGGGGCCTGCTTACCTGCGTGACGCGGGCGACAGGTTGTCCCCGGTCGTCGTCAGCTTGGTCACCGATCCGTCGGCGAACGACACGAAGTACAGGTTGAACGAGTTTGTCCCGTCCTTCCGCACGAACGCCATCCCGGAGCCGTCCTCGAGCCAGTACGGGCAGAACTCATCATCACTCGAGGTGATCGTGCCGGCGGTCACCGGGCTGGCGAGCAGTCCGTTGACGTAGTCCTCCAGCGTCTCGGCGTTCGTCCCATCGGAGTCCATCACGTAGATGTCGATGTTCCCACTCTGATCAGTCGAGAACGCGATCTTGCTCCCGTCCGGGGACCAGGCTGGCTTGGAGACCCCGGCGTTCGGCGGCAGGTTGAGTGCAGTCCCCAGGGTCGCCGGATACCCGGCCGAGGAGACATCGCCGTCGCGCCCGGTCGAGTCGTAGAGCTCGGTTGCAGTGGCGGTCGCGCTATCCCACTTCCAGATCGAGCTTCCACCGCTTGCGTTCTTATCGGAGACGAAGACGATGTCGTTATCGATCGGCGAGTAGGCCGGGGCGATCGCCCACGACGGGCTCTGGGTCGTCAGCTTGGCCTGTCCCGTCCCGTCGGCGTTCATCGTCCAGATCTCCCACGTGGTCGCCGATGGGGTCTGCGCGGCGTTCGATGCATACGCGATCTTCGCTCCGGTGTACGACCAGCTCGGCTCGATCTGCTGCGATGCGGTTTGAGTGGTGAGCTTCGTGTTGCTCAGCCCCGCCACCGTCATCTTCCAGATGTTCCAGGTCGTCCCGTCCTCAGCGGCGTACGCGATCTTGTCCCGCGTCCCGCGGAGGAGATCGGGGAACAGCTCGTCGTCAGCCGTGTTGAGGACCACGGCCTGGTCGCTTCCGTCCGCCTTCATCCGGTAGATATCGTAGTCCCCGTCGCGGTTGCTGGCGAAGTTGATCATCGCCGGACCGATCATGACCGCATCTGTAGCCATCCCGATCCGCCCGTCGTTGTCCGTCACCGTCAGGGTGACGGTGTACGTCCCGGCCGCGGTGTATTCGTGGGTGATCGCGGTCGCGGTCGTCACGTCCGTCCCGGTGGCGTGGGGGGAACCGTCCCCGAAATCGAGCTCGTAGCTTGTGATCGTCCCGTCCGGATCGTTGGATTGTGAGATGTCGAACGTGATCGTCACCGGCACCTCGTGGTCATCCGTCGGTTGGATGACGAGGAGGGCGATCGGGGCCTGGCCGAAGAACCCGCGGCAGGCGGAGATCCCGGCGAGTACCGCGATCACCATGACCGCGATGAGCAGGTATTTCCCTCTCTTCTTGCTTCCCGTTGCAGGCATTTAAAACCTCCTTCGCATAAGCGCGCTTTTCAGCATGATCACCTGGCGGTGAGAGTCTACTCCGATTGACGGACTTTCTCCCAGGGACCGGGGGACGGAAGGAGTGGAGGGTTCGTCACAGCCGGAGGTGACGGATGTCGGGGCGAAACTTAGACGGGCATTTGGTGTATATTGGGAGCAAGGAGGAAAATGACGGCGTGTACCACAATACAAGCGAGGTGGATCTATTGCGCGCAGCGTTGGCTGGAGATGTGGATGCATGGGGGGAGATCGTCCTCCGGTACAAGGACGCGGTCTTCGGGCTGTGCCTTGGGTTCGTGCGAAACCGGGCCGATGCCGAGGACTTGACTCATGACACGTTCATCCGCGCCTACGAGAACCTGCGGCGCTACCGGTTGGACAAGAAGTTCTCCACCTGGCTGTTCACCATCGCGTCCAACCTGAGCCGCAACCGCCTCCGGCACCGGCGCTACCACCCGGTCGTCTCCCCTCCGGATCAGATGGTGGGCGGGACCGACCCGGCCGCGATCGTGGCGCGGGAGGCACGGCAGGCGCGGGTGAAGGCGGCCCTTGATTCCCTTCCTCCGGGATATCGGGAGCCGATCGTACTTAGGTATTACAACGAACTTTCGTACAAGGAGATAGCTGATGTCCTCTCCATTCCGGAGGGGACGGTTAAGACGCGGATCCACCGCGCCAAGGTGATGCTGAAGGAGCGGATGGAGCGCAGCGGGGTGATGAAAAATGAAGCCAGAGGATGACTTGGATAGGCTGTTGCGGGATACCCTGAACCAGGAGGTCGTGCAGCACGCATACCTGCTCGAGGGGTTGGAGGATCGGATACGGAGCGAACTCGCCGGCCGTCTGCCTCGGGCCGGCCTCGGGGACCTGTTCCGGCGCCTCCTTGCCCCGACGCGGGGAGCGCGGATCGCCCAACTTGCGGTGGTCGGTGCGACGGCCGTGGTATTCCTCGTCCTCGGGGTGTTCCTCGCCGAGAAGGTACTCCCGACCGGGGGAGGGAGCTTACGCCACGCCGCGGTCGCCGCTGCAGGAACAACCGATGAAGATGTGTTGTTCGTGATGCCGGCCCCGGACGCCAAGAGCGTCGCCGTGGTGGGGAACTTCAACAATTGGTCCCCCACTCCGCTCTCCGATCCGGACGGGGACGGGATCTGGACGGCACGGATCCACCTCTCCCCAGGGAGGTACGAATACGCGTTCGTGGTCGATGGCCACTGGTGGGGACAGGACCCGCTCGCCGACGACTACGTGCGTAGCTTCGGCCAATACAACTCCGTGCGCTACGTGGGCCGGGCCGGGGAGGGAGCATGACCCGTGCGATCGCGCTCGTACTCGGGATTGCGCTCTTGGCATCCGTGGCCGCGGTTGCAGCCACCGCGCCGGACGCCGTGTATCGCGCCCTCTCCGGGATACCCCTCGTTCATCATGATGAGATCGTAAAGGCGTTTGAGATCGGATTTTCCCTCGGGAGGCTCTCTCCGGACCGGATGCTCCCGCTGGTGAACCGGCTCGCGGCCGGAGCCGGGAACCCACAGGAGAAAGAGGGGATCCTCCTCGTGATCGCGCAGGCGTTGGAGGACGATCTCCCGGTCGACCTGCTCGTGGACAAGGCGGAGGAGGGGCTCGCCCGTCGGGTTCCGCTTGCGGTGATCCTGGACGGGTCAGTGGGGCAGTCGCGGATCTTGGGGCTCATCCAGCGCAAGGAGATCTTGGAGGCGGTGCGGGATCTCCTCTACTCCAAGGGGATATTCTCCGCCTCGGGGAAGGGAAAGGCGGTCGCCACCTATCTCCCGATTGGGAGATTCGACCGAATTGTGACCGAGGTTGCTGATGTGTTGTGCGATTACATCGAATCGGGCGGGAGCCCGTTCGACGGACACGTGATTTACGGGGATGTTCAGGCCCGGCTTGAGACTCTATCCCAACTGTGCGAGCCGCCGTTCCTACCTGAGGATGCGGCGCTCGTGTTGGCGAGGATCTCGGCCGGCGATTTGACGAGCGTCATTCTAAAGGTACTAAAATGACAAAAAGGAGGAAACAATGAATAAACGAAGTTTAACGGTACTGGTTCTCCTCGGGCTGATCAGCCTGTTCGGGCTGGTCGCGTTCGGGGACAGCAACGCCCCGGTCGCCCCGAAGGGGATAATCCCCACCCCGCCGGAGAGCGACGCTCTCCAGGTGCAGATCTGGGTCGACAAGGGGGCGTACGCGGTCGGAGAACCGATCACGATTCACTACCGGGTGAACAAGCAAGCGTACGTGTACATCTGGGACATCGAACCGGACGGGACGGCGCATCCCCTGTTCCCCAACACCCGCCCGGGCGGTGATCAGAACTACGTCGGACCGGGGGAGCACGTCGTTCCCGGCGATTGGAAGGTCGCTCCGCCATTGGGGACGGAGTATCTTCAGATCCTCGCCACCACCACCCCGATCGATCTGTTCTCGCTCCGCCGTTGGGGACGGAGTATCTTCAGATCCTCGCCACCACCACCCCGATCGATCTGTTCTCGTTCATGACAAGCGATCCCGATCAATTTCGGCAGCAGGTACAGGCGCACGTCCTCGGGATTGTGCCGGTGGAGGAGCGGAGCTGGAACTTCACCAGCTTCGAGATCGTCTCCGGCACCCCGCCTGCATACGGGACTCTCGTCATCAACTCGACTCCGAGCTTCGCGTTGGTTTATCTCGATGGCGTATACGTTGGGTACACTCCGCGCACGGTGCACGTCCGGCAGGGCTACCACCAGCTCCTGGTGCGCAAGGCCGGGTACAACGATTGGGCGAAGGGGGTGTTCGTGATCGCCGGGTTCACCCGCACGATCAACGTGAACCTCACCCCGAGCGCCCCGGCGAACCAGCCCCCGACGGCGGCGTTCACCTTCTCCCCCGCAAACCCGATGGTCGGACAGCAGGTCCTGTTCAACGGGTCCAGCTCTTCCGATGCTGACGGAAGCGTTGTCTCCTATCGCTGGGACTTCGGGGACGGGACGACGAGCGGACCGTCCGGAGCGAGCTCCGTCTACCACGCGTTCGCGGCCGCGGGGACATACACCGTCACCCTCACCGTCACCGACGACGGCGGATTGACCGACTCTACGTCGCAGACGGTCCAGGTCGGGGCCCCGAACCAGCCGCCGGTCGCCGCGTTCAGCTTCTCCCCGGCGCACCCGATGGCAGGTGACTGGGTGCAGTTCGACGGTTCAGCATCGTTTGACCCCGACGGAACGATCACCGCCTACTCCTGGAACTTCGGCGATGGTTCGACCGCGAGCGGGGTCAGTCGCTACCATCAGTTCACGGCACCGGGGACGTACACCGTCACCCTCACCGTCACCGACAACGGCGGGTTGACCAACTCCACCACGCAGACGGTGCAGGTCGGTAGTCCAAACCAGCCGCCGGTCGCCGCGTTCAGCTTCTCCCCGACGCATCCGGGGGTCGGCCAGTGGGTGCAGTTCGATGGATCGGCGTCGTTCGATCCTGACGGCTCTATCACCGCCTACTCCTGGAACTTCGGCGACGGTTCGACCGCGAGCGGGGTCAGTCGCTACCACCAGTTCACGGCGCCGGGGACGTACACCGTCACCCTCACCGTCACCGACGACGGTGGGTTGACCAACTCCATCACGCAGACGGTGCAGGTCACCGCCCCGAACCAGGCCCCGACGGCGGCGTTCAACTACTCCCCGACCAACCCCGGAGTGGGGGCGTGGGTGCGATTCGATGCATCCAGTTCCGCCGATCCGGATGGGTCGATAACGGCCTATTCCTGGAACTTCGGCGACGGGAACACCTCGACCACCGGTCCGGTCGTCTACCACCAGTTCACGGCGCCGGGGACGTACACCGTCACCCTGACCGTGACCGATGACGGTGGACTGACGAACTCCGTCTCCCACACCGTGCAGGTCGGGCCGACGAACCAGCCGCCGGTCGCTGCGTTCAACTATAGCCCGCCTGCCCCGAATGTGGGTGAGGCGATCACCCTGAATGCCGCGGCATCCTACGACCCGGACGGATCGATCACCGCCTATCGCTGGGACCTCGACGGCGACGGGGTCGACGATACGACAGGGCAGATCATCTCCGTCCGCTACTACAACCCCGGGGTGCACCAGGTGCGGCTCACCGTGATCGACAATCAGGGGCTGTCCGCCTCCACCACCCAGGGAATCATGGTCGGTGCCGGTGGCGGGGTCCCGGGACCCGGACCGGCGATGGACGGAACCCCTGGGATCTTCGTATGGGGTACCGACACCTGGCACGTGACGGTTAACGCCGGGACCGGCTGGACCAGCCCGCACGCTTACCGACTCGAGCTCCGCACCGACGGATCGTTCACCAACGTCAACCGCTCAGAGAGCGGCGGGGTCGCCCCAATGGGGGTCATCCCGTCCCCGTCCGACAGCGGCAAGACCCTCGTCTTCGACGGGAGCCTGCAGCAGGGGCGCGTCGACTACACGTTCAAGGTCTCCGGATCGAAGAGCATCTACATGAGCCTGAAGCTGGACGTGGACGGCAACGGTACCCTGGATGAATCACCCGGGTTCATCCACCTGCGGGACCTGATGGTTAACCCGCCGACCGCTCCGTTCGTCGTCGGACTCCCCCAGGGGAGTTCCGGGCCGCTCGTCCCGAGCGTGAACTTCCGGATCGGGCGGGCGCTTCAGTACACGAGCACGGTCCGGTTCGTCATCTACATAACCGACATCGAGACCCTGGAAGGGATCTAACCGGAATCGTCAGGGCGGGGCCGTATACGCGGCCCCGCTTTTTATTTGCCCCTCCGGTCGGGCCGGGTGTAAGATAGCCTCACCATGACCGGAAGGATCCTCGCCCTCGACTGGAAGCTCCCCCATCCCCGGGTGGTGGCCGGGGAGTTCTTCACCGCCGATTCCATCTCCGCGTTCACCGCCGCGTTCATCGACCCTGATGAGATACCGACCCGGTGGACCTACGCGGTCCCGCCGGAGCGGGACGGGGTGAGACGCACCTATCTCGATCAGGACCGCGGATTCGGGCGCGTCCTCTCCCGCGCCTTCGCCCGGCGGCGGGCGGAGGCGGCTGACCTCCTGTACAAGGGAGGTGGAATCCTTGTCTGTCGCCTCCGCCCGCGTGGCGACCCGCTCGAGCTCGTCACCCCGGACGGACCGCTCGAGCGGCTCGATCGCTACAGCTTCCTCCCCTCCCTCTCCCTCGTCGACCGCCAGCACCAGCTCTCGTTCCCGGCGAACGCCCGGTTCGTCCCCCGCCGCGGGAGCGACGTGATCGTAACCGGGGTCGACGACCCGTTCGCCGATTACCTGCGCGAGTTCTCCGGAAGGATCTCCTACCGCGCTGTCTACCAGGACATCCTCGAGACCCCGCTGGAGCGGTTCGCGACCGTTCTCGCCCACAACCGGGTCGGGGACGTGGTCGGGCTCTCCCTCCCGTTCGACGAGGGAAGGCTCGTCCTCCTCCCGCCCCTGGATGGGGTCCCGCCGGAGCGCGAGGCCGCGGCCCTGGTGGAGGCGGTCGACCAGATGAGCATCCGCCCCCCGTTCGTTCCGGTCCCAGACTGGCTCTCCGGCTATTCCCTCCCAGGGGAGGACGCCCTCGCCGACGAGCTGCGGAGCCTGATCGAGCGGCGGGACAAGCTGGCGGCGAAGGTGGAGGAGGTGCGGACCCGCCTCGAGGAAGCGAGCAGGTACAAGCGCCTTCTGTACACAAAAGGACGGTTCTCGTTCCTTCCCGCAGTCCGGGACGCGTTTCGCGCCCTCGGGTTCGAGGCCGAGGAGGCCGGGGACGAGCTTGTGGTGCGCAGTCCCGAGGGGGACGCGATCGTCGCCGCCGCGGCCGCGGACTCCGGCCCGGTCGGTCTCCCCTCCTACCGCCGACTCCTCGCCCGGGTCGACCAGGCCCGCACCGACGGGACCGGCCCGCACAAGGGGATCCTCGTAGTGAGCGGTGGAATCGGGCTCGATCCCAAGCGGCGGAAGACCGAGTTCACCCCCGAGGTCCTGCGCGGCTGCAAGTCACAGGGGTTCTGTTTGATCACCGCCTACTCCCTGTACAAGCTCGTCCGCGCCGCGCTTGCGGCACGGGATGAGGAGGGGAACGCGACGGTCAGAAAGCGGATCCTCGAGTGCGAGGGGGAGTTCCGCGAGTGAGTCCGGTCGCAGCCGCAGTCCTGTTCGTGATCCTCGTGCCCGTGAGCGGTGCCGGCTCCGCCCTGTTCGCCGGGTGGATGCGGCGGGCCCGCCTCGGCCAGGCGATCCGAGACTACGGACCGCGGTTGCACGAGCAGAAGGCGGGTACCCCGACGATGGGAGGGGCGGTCGTCCTCGCCCTGTGGGGGATCGCGGTCGGGGCAATACCCGAGCTTCGGACCGGTCCCGGGGCATTCGTGCTCGGGGCCGGGCTCCTCGCCGGGGCGGTCGGGGGAATCGACGACCTGATCGCCCTGCGGCGGGGACGATCGCTCGGGCTCAGGCCCTATCAGAAGATCGTCCTCCTCAGCCTGGCGGCCGGGGCCCTGTTCCTGGCGTTCCCCGAGATCGGAAGGATCCCGTTTGCCATCCCGTTCTCCCGCGCGGAGGTGATCCTCCCGAGCTGGGCCGCGTTCCTCGTCTACTGGCTCGTCTTCCTCTCCGCGACGAACGGGATGAACCTGACCGACGGCCTCGACGGCCTCGCCGCCGGGACGACGGTGGTGATCATTTCCGGGTTCCTCCTCATCGCCCCCGGCGCGGCGGCCCTCTTCCCCCTCGTTCCGATCCTCATCGGCTTCCTGTGGGTCAACTCTCACCCAGCGCGCCTGTTTCTCGGGGACGTGGGCGCGTTCGGGCTCGGGGGGGCGGTCGCCGGGGCGGCGATCGTCACCGGGACTTCGTTCCTCCTCCCGCTCCTCGCCGGGCTGGTGGTCCTCGAGGCCGGGTCGGTCATCCTGCAGGTGGCATCGTTCAAGCTCTTCGGCAGGAGGGTGTTCAAGATCAGCCCGCTGCACCACCACTTCGAGCATGCGGAGGGGATCGATTACGAGTTCTTGCTCCCGGATGCGGAGTGGCCGGAGGAGAAGATCGTGATCAGGCTCTGGATCGTCGCCGGGCTGTTCGCCGCCCTCGGGGTGATCGCGGCCCTGACTGGTGCCGGAGGTGGGACTTGAACCCACACGAGGTGTAATCCTCACAGGATCCTGAATCCTGCGCGTCTGCCAATTCCGCCACTCCGGCTCGACACGGGAAAGTTTAATTTCCCGCGGGAATCCTGTCAACTAGTCGATATAACCCAGGTCGCGCAGGCGCCGCTCCACCTCTGCCTCCTCTTCCGCGGAGTACGGGGCGAGGTAGCCTGCCTCGGTCAGGGCCGTCCGCAGGAGCGCCTCGACGTACTCGGAGACGGATCCGGCCGAAAGCTCGGAGAGGTGGTCCTCGATCGCCTGGACGAGATCCTCGGAGATCTCGAGCGTGCGTTTGTCGGTCATTCCTCCTCCTTCAGCCCGAAATGCTCGAGGATCATCCCCTTGATCTCAAGCAGGGACCGACCCGTTTTTGTATCCCCGGGGCGGGAGATCAGGATCCCGTACGGAGCGTGGTTGGCATCGTCCGGGCCGGTGTCGTTCTCGTGGAAGTGGATCCTGTTCCAGCCGATCGTCCCGATCGACCGCCAGCGCAGATCCCCGAAGTAAACGAAGAGATCGGGCGGGATCCCGTTCACCTCGGAATAGAGCTCCTCCGGGCGCAGGACGCGCGTCCCGATCGGCTTTTCGTCTTCATCCGGGATCGCGGCGATCGCGGCCGCAAGCTCGGCCCGCACCCGGTCGTAATCCCCCGGCGGGACGATCCCTTCCGGTTCCCTCCCCGCGACGTTCAGGAACACCCGGCCGTAGTACCCTCCCTCGCCCCACGCCACCGTGCGCGACCAGTCGACGAGCCCGGCCTCGATCAGCTCCCCCATTCGGGTCGGCTTGTCCGGGTAATCCCGCAACGTTAAGTACCCCTCCTGGATCAACCACTCGTTGATCCCGATCCCGCCCTCCATCCGTTGCGCCCCATGGTCGGAGACAATGAGGACCCGGGTGTCGGCCGGCATGGCGTCGAGGAGCCGTGCGATCTCGGAGTCGATCAGGCGGTAGTAGGCGGGGATCGCGTCGTGGAACGGGCTTGTTGGATCGTATTTCCGGTGAGCCTTGTCGTAGTGCGACCACAGGCCGTGATGAATCCGGTCGGTCCCGATCTCGACCATCCCGAAGAAGTCCCAGTCGTGGTGCGTGACGAGGTGGCGGGCGAGCGCGAACCGCCTCTCCGTCATCCGGCGCAGCTCCTCGATCAGCCACGGCTTGTCGTCGGTGCGGAACCCGCGCACGTCGAGGATGTACTCCCCGACGGCACGGGAGATCTCGTCCCGCAGCGCCGCGGGGTAGGTATACCCGGAATCGGTCCCCGGGGCGAGAAACCCGGATACCAAAAGCCCGCGCACCGGCTTGGGAGGGTAGGTCCCGGGGATCCCGAGGAGGATCGACCTGAGCCCGTGCCGTCCGAGGACGTCCCAGACGGTCTCGGCGCGAAACGCGGCCGATGTGGCAATCCGAAGGCCGGTGTAGGAGTAATCAGCGCGGTTCCTGAACCCGTACACCCCGAACTTTCCCGGGTCGACCCCGGTCATCATGCTCATCCATGCCGGGATCGTGATCGGCGGGTCGACCGAGCGCAAGCGCCCGAAGCTTCCTTCCTCCACCAGGGCGGAGAGCGTGGGCAGCTGGGGGAGGAGGTCAC
The Candidatus Bipolaricaulota bacterium genome window above contains:
- a CDS encoding alkaline phosphatase family protein, which codes for MSRLALIGLDCADPDLLRDLLPQLPTLSALVEEGSFGRLRSVDPPITIPAWMSMMTGVDPGKFGVYGFRNRADYSYTGLRIATSAAFRAETVWDVLGRHGLRSILLGIPGTYPPKPVRGLLVSGFLAPGTDSGYTYPAALRDEISRAVGEYILDVRGFRTDDKPWLIEELRRMTERRFALARHLVTHHDWDFFGMVEIGTDRIHHGLWSHYDKAHRKYDPTSPFHDAIPAYYRLIDSEIARLLDAMPADTRVLIVSDHGAQRMEGGIGINEWLIQEGYLTLRDYPDKPTRMGELIEAGLVDWSRTVAWGEGGYYGRVFLNVAGREPEGIVPPGDYDRVRAELAAAIAAIPDEDEKPIGTRVLRPEELYSEVNGIPPDLFVYFGDLRWRSIGTIGWNRIHFHENDTGPDDANHAPYGILISRPGDTKTGRSLLEIKGMILEHFGLKEEE